From Micromonospora echinospora, one genomic window encodes:
- the pruA gene encoding L-glutamate gamma-semialdehyde dehydrogenase, giving the protein MDAVFSVPEPRNEPVRAYEPGSADRERLGRRLAELAAERLDLTMTVAGEQRMAGGERIDVVQPHRHAHVLGVTAHADHADARAAVKAALDAAPMWRALPFEERAAIFLRAAELLAGPWRDTLNAATMLGQSKTAIQAEIDSACEFVDFLRFNVHFARRLLEEQPLSSPGVWNRFDHRPLEGFVYAITPFNFTAIAGNLPSAPALLGNTVVWKPAPTQQFAAHFTMRLFEAAGLPPGVINMVTGRGEEVSEVVLADPDLAGIHFTGSTKVFQHLWRTVGENIARYRGYPRLVGETGGKDFVVAHSSADVDALHTALIRGAYEYQGQKCSAASRAYVPRSIWEGGLRDRLAATAESLTYGDVTDFSNFGGAVIDSKAFDRHTAALELISSDDSCRVLAGGTADDSVGWFVRPTLFECTDGTHETFTTEYFGPILGVHVFDDARFDDVVAQAESVAPYALTGSVFATDRRVVEAVAERMRYAAGNFYVNDKPTGAVVGQQPFGGARASGTNDKAGSWHNLVRWMSPRTIKETFVPPTDHTYPHMG; this is encoded by the coding sequence ATGGACGCCGTGTTCTCCGTACCCGAACCGCGTAACGAGCCGGTACGCGCCTACGAGCCGGGCAGTGCCGACCGGGAGCGGCTCGGCCGGCGGCTCGCCGAGCTGGCCGCCGAGCGGCTGGACCTGACCATGACCGTCGCCGGTGAGCAGCGGATGGCCGGCGGCGAGCGGATCGACGTGGTGCAGCCGCACCGGCACGCGCACGTGCTCGGGGTCACCGCGCACGCCGACCACGCCGACGCGCGGGCGGCGGTCAAGGCCGCGCTGGACGCGGCTCCGATGTGGCGGGCGTTGCCGTTCGAGGAGCGGGCGGCGATCTTCCTGCGCGCGGCCGAGCTGCTCGCCGGCCCGTGGCGGGACACGCTGAACGCCGCCACCATGCTCGGCCAGTCGAAGACGGCGATCCAGGCGGAGATCGACTCGGCCTGCGAGTTCGTGGACTTCCTCCGGTTCAACGTGCACTTCGCGCGGAGGTTGCTGGAGGAGCAGCCGCTGTCGTCGCCCGGGGTGTGGAACCGGTTCGACCACCGCCCGCTGGAGGGCTTCGTCTACGCGATCACCCCGTTCAACTTCACCGCGATCGCCGGCAACCTGCCCTCGGCGCCGGCGCTGCTCGGCAACACCGTGGTGTGGAAGCCCGCGCCGACCCAGCAGTTCGCGGCGCACTTCACCATGCGCCTGTTCGAGGCGGCGGGCCTGCCTCCCGGTGTGATCAACATGGTCACCGGCCGGGGCGAGGAGGTGTCCGAGGTGGTGCTCGCCGACCCCGACCTGGCCGGCATCCACTTCACCGGTTCGACGAAGGTGTTCCAGCACCTCTGGCGGACCGTCGGGGAGAACATCGCCCGGTACCGGGGCTACCCGCGCCTGGTCGGCGAGACCGGCGGCAAGGACTTCGTGGTGGCGCACTCCAGCGCCGACGTGGACGCGCTGCACACCGCGCTGATCCGGGGCGCCTACGAGTACCAGGGACAGAAGTGTTCGGCGGCGTCGCGGGCGTACGTTCCCCGTTCCATCTGGGAGGGCGGGCTGCGGGACCGGCTGGCCGCCACCGCCGAGTCGCTGACCTACGGCGACGTGACCGACTTCTCGAACTTCGGCGGCGCGGTGATCGACTCGAAGGCGTTCGACCGGCACACCGCCGCGCTGGAGCTGATCTCCTCTGACGACAGTTGCCGGGTGCTGGCCGGCGGCACCGCCGACGACTCGGTGGGCTGGTTCGTCCGGCCGACCCTGTTCGAGTGCACCGACGGCACGCACGAGACGTTCACCACCGAGTACTTCGGTCCCATCCTCGGCGTGCACGTCTTCGACGACGCCCGTTTCGACGACGTGGTCGCCCAGGCCGAGTCGGTGGCCCCGTACGCGCTGACCGGGTCGGTCTTCGCGACGGACCGCCGGGTGGTGGAGGCGGTGGCGGAGCGGATGCGGTACGCGGCCGGCAACTTCTACGTCAACGACAAGCCCACCGGCGCGGTGGTCGGGCAGCAGCCGTTCGGCGGGGCCCGGGCCAGCGGCACCAACGACAAGGCCGGCTCCTGGCACAACCTGGTCCGCTGGATGTCACCGCGCACCATCAAGGAGACCTTCGTCCCACCGACGGATCACACCTACCCGCACATGGGCTGA
- a CDS encoding Rv3235 family protein: MVDSCGPVPSRPPVRLRPAPPLDPPFADDQLADLWPRPSAAQLALDLVDAGRPGRGRPVGHPARRPTAPRPPRPAAPAVGPPATATPEATRAAHRFVGTCLEVVNGYRPPGQLRPLTDPLRTVAVLEQLALATSRLGPVRRRATRPMVRLRRLRVCQPQPAAIEAAAVLAAPNGRSWAMAVRLERRGPGWICVVLQIL, encoded by the coding sequence ATGGTCGACTCCTGCGGTCCGGTGCCGTCCCGTCCCCCGGTCCGGTTGCGACCCGCGCCGCCGCTCGACCCGCCGTTCGCCGACGATCAGCTCGCCGATCTCTGGCCCCGTCCGTCCGCCGCCCAACTCGCCCTCGACCTGGTCGACGCCGGTCGCCCCGGCCGGGGCCGCCCCGTCGGACACCCCGCTCGCCGCCCCACCGCGCCGCGCCCGCCCCGGCCGGCCGCTCCCGCCGTCGGGCCGCCCGCCACGGCCACCCCGGAGGCCACCCGGGCGGCGCACCGCTTCGTCGGCACCTGCCTGGAGGTCGTCAACGGCTACCGGCCACCGGGCCAGCTCCGGCCGCTCACCGACCCGTTGCGCACGGTCGCCGTGCTGGAACAGCTGGCCCTGGCCACTTCCCGGCTCGGGCCGGTCCGGCGCCGGGCGACCCGCCCCATGGTGCGGCTGCGCCGTCTCCGGGTGTGCCAGCCGCAGCCGGCGGCGATCGAGGCCGCCGCCGTGCTGGCCGCCCCGAACGGACGGAGCTGGGCGATGGCGGTACGCCTGGAACGTCGCGGGCCGGGCTGGATCTGCGTGGTCCTCCAGATCCTCTGA
- a CDS encoding helix-turn-helix transcriptional regulator: protein MEPRFLLLSDVAAELNVTDSQVYHMVRSGELPAIKIGGRGQWRVERARLEEYIQRKYAETAEWVRSNPLNERDTAE from the coding sequence ATGGAACCGAGGTTCCTGCTGCTGTCCGACGTGGCGGCCGAGCTCAACGTCACCGACTCGCAGGTCTACCACATGGTCCGTAGTGGCGAGCTGCCCGCCATCAAGATCGGCGGCCGGGGGCAGTGGCGGGTGGAACGCGCCAGGCTGGAGGAGTACATCCAGCGCAAGTACGCCGAGACCGCCGAGTGGGTGCGCTCCAACCCGCTCAACGAACGCGACACCGCCGAGTAG
- the ftsE gene encoding cell division ATP-binding protein FtsE, which produces MIQLEQVTKTYPKASRPSLDNVSVSIEKGEFVFFIGPSGSGKSTIIKLLLHEVSPNKGRVIVNSKDVTSMRSWKRPQFRRSIGCVFQDFRLLPNRTAYENVAFALEVIGKTKAVARRVVPEVLELVGLGGKEHRYPHELSGGEQQRVAVARAFVNRPLILLADEPTGNLDPDTSIEIMRLLDRINRTGTTVVMVTHDSNIVNQMRRRVVEIESGRIVRDQARGVYG; this is translated from the coding sequence GTGATTCAGCTTGAGCAAGTGACGAAGACGTACCCGAAGGCGTCCCGCCCGTCGCTCGACAACGTGTCGGTCTCGATCGAGAAGGGCGAGTTCGTCTTCTTCATCGGCCCTTCCGGCTCCGGCAAGTCCACCATCATCAAGCTTCTGCTGCACGAGGTCAGCCCGAACAAGGGGCGGGTCATCGTGAACAGCAAGGACGTCACGTCGATGCGGTCCTGGAAGCGGCCCCAGTTCCGGCGCTCCATCGGCTGTGTGTTCCAGGACTTCCGGTTGCTGCCCAACCGCACGGCGTACGAGAACGTGGCGTTCGCCCTCGAGGTGATCGGCAAGACCAAGGCGGTCGCCCGCCGGGTCGTGCCCGAGGTGCTGGAACTGGTCGGCCTCGGTGGCAAGGAGCACCGGTACCCGCACGAGCTCTCCGGTGGTGAGCAGCAGCGGGTGGCGGTGGCCCGGGCGTTCGTGAACCGGCCGCTGATCCTGCTGGCGGACGAGCCGACCGGAAACCTCGACCCGGACACCTCCATCGAGATCATGCGCCTGCTGGACCGGATCAACCGCACCGGCACCACGGTCGTGATGGTCACGCACGACTCCAACATCGTCAACCAGATGCGCCGCCGGGTCGTCGAGATCGAGAGCGGGCGCATCGTGCGGGACCAGGCCCGCGGCGTCTACGGCTGA
- the secA gene encoding preprotein translocase subunit SecA, with translation MSILEKVLRAGEGRMVRRLKAIANAVSSIEDEYVNLTDDELRGMTDHFKERIADGESLDDLLPEAFAVCREAAARVLGQRPYDVQVMGGAALHFGNIAEMKTGEGKTLTSVMPVYLNALSGKGVHVVTVNDYLAQRDAEWMGRVHEFLGLTVGVVLPNRPASEHRAAYECDITYGTNNEFGFDYLRDNMAWSKDDLVQRGHNFAVVDEVDSILIDEARTPLIISGPAEHSARWYQEFATVVARLQAGKDGEGDYEVDYAKRTIAVTERGVAKVEDRLGIDNLYESVNTPLVGYLNNAIKAKELYKRDKDYIVNDGEVMIVDEFTGRILHGRRYNEGMHQAIEAKEGVEIKQENQTLATITLQNYFRLYTRLSGMTGTAQTEAGEFNKVYKVGVVSIPTHRPMVRQDRPDVIYKTEKAKFNAVVEDIAERHEAGQPVLVGTVSVENSEILSTLLRRRGIPHAVLNAKFHAREAEIVAQAGRKGAVTVATNMAGRGTDILLGGNPEFLAASELRQRGLDPAEDPEEYAKALEEILPKWKQACEAEAEEVGAAGGLYVLGTERHESRRIDDQLRGRSGRQGDPGESRFYLSLQDELMKRFRAGAVEAVMERFNIPEDVPIESKMVTRQIKSAQAQIEGQNAEIRKNVLKYDEVMNKQRQVVYAERLRVLNGEDLSDQVRNMIDDVVGAYVVGATSEGYAEDWDLEQLWTNLKQLYPVGVTIEELEEEAGGSRAAFDQDFLVSRLKEDAHAAYDRREETLGEEAVRQLERMVLLQVIDRKWREHLYEMDYLQEGISLRAYAQRDPVVEYQREGFDMFATMMDGIKEETVGFLYNLEVQVEEPTPEPEQVQLLEKPVEIRAKGLNRAPQQQGLQYSAPTIDGEAGAGAVTVERPEEQPAEPPRQSAPALGVGGPAPQRPASSRPSPGLRGPAAPNPGARRAPTGQAEGGNGPSRNAPCPCGSGRKYKRCHGAPNGGN, from the coding sequence GTGTCGATTCTGGAAAAGGTCCTTCGCGCCGGCGAGGGCCGCATGGTGCGCCGGTTGAAGGCCATCGCCAACGCCGTCAGCTCGATCGAGGACGAGTACGTCAACCTCACCGACGACGAACTGCGCGGCATGACCGACCACTTCAAGGAGCGGATCGCCGACGGGGAGTCCCTCGACGACCTGCTGCCCGAGGCGTTCGCGGTGTGCCGGGAGGCGGCGGCCCGAGTGCTCGGTCAGCGGCCGTACGACGTCCAGGTGATGGGTGGCGCGGCGCTGCACTTCGGCAACATCGCCGAGATGAAGACCGGTGAGGGCAAGACCCTGACCTCGGTCATGCCGGTCTACCTCAACGCCCTCTCCGGCAAGGGCGTGCACGTGGTCACCGTCAACGACTACCTCGCCCAGCGTGACGCCGAGTGGATGGGGCGGGTGCACGAGTTCCTCGGCCTGACCGTCGGCGTGGTGCTGCCGAACCGGCCGGCGTCCGAGCACCGGGCCGCGTACGAGTGCGACATCACCTACGGCACCAACAACGAGTTCGGGTTCGACTACCTCCGCGACAACATGGCCTGGTCCAAGGACGACCTGGTCCAGCGCGGCCACAACTTCGCCGTGGTCGACGAGGTCGACTCGATCCTGATCGACGAGGCCCGGACCCCGCTGATCATCTCCGGCCCGGCCGAGCACTCCGCCCGGTGGTACCAGGAATTCGCCACGGTGGTGGCCCGCCTCCAGGCCGGCAAGGACGGCGAGGGCGACTACGAGGTCGACTACGCCAAGCGCACCATCGCGGTCACCGAGCGCGGCGTGGCCAAGGTCGAGGACCGGCTCGGCATCGACAACCTGTACGAGTCGGTGAACACCCCGCTGGTCGGCTACCTCAACAACGCGATCAAGGCCAAGGAGCTCTACAAGCGCGACAAGGACTACATCGTCAACGACGGTGAGGTCATGATCGTCGACGAGTTCACCGGCCGCATCCTGCACGGCCGCCGGTACAACGAGGGCATGCACCAGGCGATCGAGGCCAAGGAGGGGGTGGAGATCAAGCAGGAGAACCAGACCCTGGCCACGATCACCCTCCAGAACTACTTCCGCCTCTACACCCGGCTCTCCGGCATGACCGGTACGGCGCAGACCGAGGCGGGCGAGTTCAACAAGGTCTACAAGGTCGGCGTCGTGAGCATCCCGACGCACCGGCCGATGGTCCGCCAGGACCGCCCCGACGTGATCTACAAGACCGAGAAGGCCAAGTTCAACGCGGTGGTGGAGGACATCGCCGAGCGGCACGAGGCCGGTCAGCCGGTGCTGGTCGGCACGGTGTCGGTGGAGAACTCCGAGATCCTCTCCACGCTGCTGCGGCGACGGGGCATCCCGCACGCGGTGCTGAACGCGAAGTTCCACGCCCGGGAGGCGGAGATCGTCGCCCAGGCCGGCCGGAAGGGCGCGGTCACCGTCGCCACCAACATGGCCGGCCGTGGTACGGACATCCTGCTCGGCGGCAACCCCGAGTTCCTCGCCGCCTCCGAGCTGCGCCAGCGCGGCCTCGACCCGGCCGAGGACCCGGAGGAGTACGCCAAGGCGCTGGAGGAGATCCTGCCCAAGTGGAAGCAGGCCTGCGAGGCGGAGGCCGAGGAGGTCGGCGCCGCCGGTGGCCTCTACGTGCTGGGCACCGAGCGGCACGAGTCCCGCCGGATCGACGACCAGCTGCGCGGTCGGTCCGGCCGACAGGGCGACCCGGGTGAGTCGCGCTTCTACCTCTCGCTCCAGGACGAGCTGATGAAGCGGTTCCGGGCCGGTGCGGTCGAGGCGGTGATGGAGCGCTTCAACATCCCGGAGGACGTGCCCATCGAGTCGAAGATGGTGACCCGCCAGATCAAGAGCGCCCAGGCCCAGATCGAGGGCCAGAACGCCGAGATCCGCAAGAACGTCCTCAAGTACGACGAGGTCATGAACAAGCAGCGGCAGGTGGTCTACGCCGAGCGGCTGCGCGTGCTCAACGGGGAGGACCTCTCCGACCAGGTGCGCAACATGATCGACGACGTCGTCGGGGCGTACGTCGTGGGGGCCACCAGCGAGGGGTACGCCGAGGACTGGGACCTCGAACAGCTCTGGACGAACCTCAAGCAGCTCTACCCGGTCGGCGTGACCATCGAGGAGCTGGAGGAGGAGGCCGGCGGCTCGCGGGCCGCCTTCGACCAGGACTTCCTGGTGAGCCGGCTCAAGGAGGACGCGCACGCGGCGTACGACCGCCGTGAGGAGACCCTCGGCGAGGAGGCGGTACGACAGCTGGAGCGGATGGTCCTGCTCCAGGTGATCGACCGTAAGTGGCGTGAGCACCTCTACGAGATGGACTACCTCCAGGAGGGCATCAGCCTGCGGGCGTACGCCCAGCGCGACCCGGTGGTCGAGTACCAGCGCGAGGGCTTCGACATGTTCGCCACCATGATGGACGGCATCAAGGAGGAGACGGTCGGCTTCCTCTACAACCTGGAGGTCCAGGTCGAGGAGCCCACGCCGGAACCGGAGCAGGTGCAGCTGCTGGAGAAGCCGGTCGAGATCCGGGCCAAGGGCCTCAACCGGGCCCCGCAGCAGCAGGGCCTCCAGTACTCCGCGCCGACCATCGACGGAGAGGCCGGCGCGGGTGCGGTGACCGTGGAACGGCCGGAGGAGCAGCCCGCCGAGCCGCCGCGCCAGTCCGCCCCGGCGCTCGGTGTCGGTGGACCCGCTCCGCAGCGTCCCGCGTCGTCCCGTCCGTCGCCCGGCCTGCGCGGGCCGGCCGCCCCGAACCCGGGTGCCCGCCGGGCGCCCACCGGCCAGGCCGAGGGGGGCAACGGGCCGTCCCGGAACGCGCCCTGCCCGTGCGGCTCCGGCCGGAAGTACAAGCGCTGCCACGGCGCGCCCAACGGCGGCAACTGA
- the prfB gene encoding peptide chain release factor 2 codes for MTAADYAEQLKELDATLRNIEAVLNLDRLHEDKARLEQAASAPDLWDDQARAQQVTSQLSYVNGEISKLGSLRSRLDDARVLLELAEAESDSGVLGEVETEIAGLGKAIQEMEVRTLLSGEYDSREALVAIRAGAGGVDAADFAEMLLRMYLRWAERHGYPTEVYETSYAEEAGLKSATFAVKVPYAFGTLSVESGTHRLVRISPFDNQGRRQTSFAGVEVLPVVEQTDHIDIPENEMRIDVYRSSGPGGQSVNTTDSAVRITHIPTGIVVTCQNEKSQLQNKASAMRVLQARLLERKRQEEQAKMEGLKTDAAGSWGDQMRSYVLHPYQMVKDLRTEHETGNPTSVFDGELDAFIEAGVRWRKQQQLAADGA; via the coding sequence GTGACCGCTGCCGATTACGCCGAACAGCTCAAGGAACTCGACGCGACCCTGCGCAACATCGAGGCCGTCCTCAACCTCGACCGGCTGCACGAGGACAAGGCCCGGCTCGAGCAGGCGGCCTCCGCGCCGGACCTGTGGGACGACCAGGCCCGCGCCCAGCAGGTGACCTCGCAGCTGTCGTACGTCAACGGCGAGATCAGCAAGCTGGGCAGCCTGCGGTCCCGGCTCGACGACGCCCGTGTCCTGCTGGAGCTGGCCGAGGCCGAGTCGGACTCGGGTGTGCTCGGTGAGGTGGAGACCGAGATCGCCGGGCTGGGCAAGGCCATCCAGGAGATGGAGGTCCGCACCCTGCTCTCCGGGGAGTACGACTCCCGGGAGGCGCTGGTGGCGATCCGGGCCGGGGCCGGCGGCGTGGACGCGGCGGACTTCGCCGAGATGCTGCTGCGGATGTACCTGCGCTGGGCCGAGCGGCACGGCTACCCGACCGAGGTCTACGAGACCTCGTACGCGGAGGAGGCCGGGCTGAAGTCGGCGACCTTCGCGGTGAAGGTCCCGTACGCGTTCGGCACCCTCAGCGTCGAGTCCGGCACCCACCGGCTGGTCCGGATCAGCCCCTTCGACAACCAGGGGCGGCGGCAGACCAGCTTCGCCGGGGTCGAGGTGCTGCCGGTGGTGGAGCAGACCGACCACATCGACATCCCCGAGAACGAGATGCGGATCGACGTCTACCGGTCCTCCGGGCCGGGCGGCCAGAGCGTCAACACCACCGACTCGGCGGTCCGGATCACCCACATCCCGACCGGCATCGTGGTCACCTGCCAGAACGAGAAGTCCCAGCTCCAGAACAAGGCGTCCGCGATGCGGGTGCTCCAGGCCCGGCTGCTGGAGCGCAAGCGTCAGGAGGAGCAGGCCAAGATGGAGGGGCTGAAGACCGACGCCGCCGGCTCGTGGGGCGACCAGATGCGCTCGTACGTCCTGCACCCGTATCAGATGGTGAAGGATCTGCGTACCGAGCACGAGACGGGCAACCCGACCTCGGTCTTCGACGGTGAGCTGGACGCCTTCATCGAGGCGGGGGTCCGGTGGCGGAAGCAGCAGCAGCTCGCCGCTGACGGTGCGTGA
- a CDS encoding PadR family transcriptional regulator, whose protein sequence is MADSGINPTAAALLGLLHEGPMTGGQLMAAAERRLAPYWSMTRSQVYRELPVLAERGLVRMGKPGPRSSQPYAITPSGKRTFSRWLAEGPGKDTIRNPVALRIAFGELHSATQLRNLYTSANEYHAEALAHVREQVRNAKKEGASFDASALEFAVAYHKAALTWLKNAPVPG, encoded by the coding sequence ATGGCGGATTCCGGAATCAACCCCACAGCGGCGGCCCTGCTCGGGCTGCTCCACGAGGGTCCCATGACAGGCGGCCAACTGATGGCCGCCGCCGAGCGCCGGCTGGCGCCCTACTGGTCGATGACCCGCAGTCAGGTCTACCGAGAGTTGCCGGTACTGGCCGAGCGCGGACTCGTACGGATGGGCAAGCCCGGTCCACGCTCCAGCCAGCCGTACGCGATCACCCCGTCCGGGAAGCGGACGTTCTCCCGCTGGCTGGCGGAGGGACCGGGCAAGGACACCATCCGCAACCCGGTCGCGTTGCGGATCGCCTTCGGCGAACTGCACTCGGCGACCCAGTTGCGCAACCTCTACACCTCGGCGAACGAATACCACGCCGAGGCGCTGGCGCACGTCCGTGAACAGGTGCGCAACGCCAAGAAGGAGGGTGCATCCTTCGACGCGAGCGCCCTGGAGTTCGCGGTCGCCTACCACAAGGCTGCCCTGACCTGGCTGAAGAACGCCCCGGTCCCCGGCTGA
- a CDS encoding DUF6912 family protein, translating into MTDDRVRVYVPATVPMLTRLREEGLPAGAVHAVTPGLREWYAEGDEEELEYVAFTRAAQDALRLLHDDPSAPRRRVVVSVDVPAGALGRPDGELGSSAVQLARPVALEAVAALHVDGEEAVADVTAAVAVVDRALAGDEDAQFTVDGVEDHELEWYDPSELDVLLRTVS; encoded by the coding sequence GTGACCGACGACCGTGTCCGGGTGTACGTGCCGGCGACCGTACCGATGCTGACCCGGCTGCGCGAGGAGGGACTGCCGGCCGGCGCGGTGCACGCGGTCACGCCCGGCCTGCGCGAGTGGTACGCCGAGGGCGACGAGGAGGAACTGGAGTACGTCGCCTTCACCCGGGCCGCCCAGGACGCGCTGCGACTGCTGCACGACGATCCGTCCGCGCCCCGTCGGCGCGTGGTGGTCTCGGTGGACGTGCCGGCCGGGGCGCTGGGCCGGCCCGACGGCGAGCTGGGCTCCAGCGCCGTCCAGCTGGCCCGGCCCGTCGCGCTGGAGGCGGTGGCCGCCCTGCACGTCGACGGGGAGGAGGCGGTCGCGGACGTGACCGCCGCCGTGGCGGTCGTCGACCGGGCACTCGCCGGTGACGAGGACGCCCAGTTCACGGTCGACGGCGTGGAGGACCACGAACTGGAGTGGTACGACCCCTCCGAGCTGGACGTGCTGCTGCGTACCGTCTCCTGA